In Planctomycetaceae bacterium, the genomic window TCATGCGATGATTTCCGCCAGCGTCACCGGTCACCTTGGCCCGGATGCTCCGCCGGAACTGGACGGCATCGCGTGGTGCGCGGTCGCCGTGCGAAACAACTCGGGGCAACCGATCATCCGGGAATCCCGGCGGCTGAAACTGCTGTCGCCGGCGCCGTCCAGCGATCCGCTGGAGATCCGACGCGCTCGCCAGCAGGACGCGGTCCGTCAGGTTCTGCTTCGCTGCAAGGCAGTGATCGACGGGTCTGCAACACGCGACGCCGATTGACGCGGAAGTCGTCCGGCTTCTGAAGTGAGCACGCTGACTTCCGGCTGAAACCAGCGTCCAGGTGCATCGACCGGCGCCGTCAGGCGGATCGCACTGAAGCGCGCCGACGCCACATGATTCCCGCTGCAACGACGATCGGAACGGCCGCCACAACCAACCATGTCAGCGGAAGATGCTGGCGATCCTCGGTGCCGATGCCCATTTCCTTCAGGCGGTTTTCGTAATGGGAGATTGTCATCAGCAGGCCATTGTGAGTCACATGCAGCAGCATTCCCGGAACAACGCTGCGCGACTGTTCGAAGACAATCCCCAGTACGACACCCATGAACATCGTGGGAAAGAAGCGTTCAAAGAACAAAGCGTCCTGCATCACGACGTGAAATAATCCAAAGAGAATCGCGCTGCCGGCGATCGCGCCGGCGGCGGAGAGTCGCGTTCGCAGCGAATTCTGCAGGAATCCGCGAAAGAAAAATTCCTCACATAAGGCCGGTGCGATGGCCAGCCCCAGCAGTTTCACGGCCAGAGGTACCGCATTCAGATCGAGCTTCATGCGTTCGGTCAGTTCCTTCAGCACCTCGACTCGCGCGTCGCTGATGATGAACAGATTCATTTCGTAAACAAACACCCACAGCGACGTTCCCAGCAGCACCGCGACGATCATCATGGCCGCGGCAGGCTTTGTGAATGCGAAGCCCGTCACTGTGGAAACGTTCGCCAGTTTTGCCAGCACCAGCGGCACAAGGACAAAGATCGCCACGGAAACCGCGCCGTTGACAAGCAGCCGGCTTGTCATGGTTCCGTCGATTCGCCCTGACAGAGAACTCACAAACAGGAACAGAGGGCAGACAATCGCCAGCGTCGTCCATGCAACCGCCAGCGGCGCCACCTGCAGCGGAACCTTCGGCCGTCGAAACATGTCCGACCACGATCCGCCGCTTCCGTAAAGGACGGCATCGGAACCGAATATCCGCGCCGCCAGAGACAGCGCCAGCAAGCCATAGACAGTTGTTGAAATCAGCACCATCCCGAACATCAGCGGATTGAAATATCCCTGCAGCAGATCGCGTCCCAACAGCACGGTATTGGCCAGCGGCGTGACGGCCAGCAGCGTATTCATCTTCAGGTTCGGCATCAGGCTGAACACGCCGGGAGTCAGCGATATCAGCATCAGCGGAATCAAATACGCCTGGGCTTCTTTGAAGCTGCGTGCCACACTGGTCAGGCTAAGCAGTACCGCCGAAAAGAACGCGGCGAAGACGATCATCATCACGACGATCAGCGGGATGACCTTCCAGCCGGCGTCGCCCAGCACCGCGTCTTCCAGTCCCAGCGAAAACAGCGTTGCGAACATGGAGATCATGTTCACGGACGCTGTCAGCAGGGCGACGACCAGCACTGCCAGAAACTTGCCTCCCAGCAGCGTCATTCGTGACACGGGCGCGGCCACGAGAATTTCCATCGTCCCGCGTTCGCGCTCGCCGGCGGTCAGATCGATCGCCGGATAGACGGCTCCGGTCATCGTCATCAGGACCAGCACCAGCGGAATAAAGGTAATCAGCGAGTAACCTCCGGTTCCCTGACTTGTCACTTCCACCGTCGTGAACTCCGCCGGCTTCGACGCGGAGATTCCGATCTCACGCAGCAGACGATCGATGTATCGCTTGTTGACCGCCTCCAGCCGTGACGTGACTTCCTCATAGGCCCGTTCGCTGATCGGTGACTGCGATCGCTTAAACAGTTCCCAGTTGTGAAACTGCACGGGATTGCCGCCGCGATCGAATAGGAACGGTTCGCGATCCGTCTGCGGCCGCAGTTGAATCCCCAGGTCGGAATAGCCTTCGGACACCAGGTATCGCAGCGACTCCTCGGTGGGAGCGTCCGACAGGCGGTATTGAAAAACGGTCTTCTGTGATTCCGCGCCGAGCAGTTCCGACACGGCTGCGGCCGGGCTGCCGTCGTTCACGGGTGGTGCCGGTGGCGCCCCGCTTGCCTGCAGCAGACGTTCTCCGCGCTGCAGGATCCGGCTGACGATGTCGGCATCGGCTTCCGTTTGCACGCAGAGGTGAACCTCCACCTCGCCTGGAGTCTCCAGGCCGCTCAGCAGCCCGCGCCGCATGATGACTCCCAGCAGCGGATACACCAGCAGCGGCATCAGGACCAGAGTAATGATCGTGCGCCGGTCGCGCAGAATCTCGCGCAGTTCCTTGCGAGCCAGCCGGAACGTTCTGGCCAGCAGAATGTCACCGCTGTCGTGGACGGGTGGTTCCGGAACCGGTGGTGACGCATTCGCGGCGGAAGTATCAGACGAATTCATTCGACTGTCCTCCGCGGCGCTTCTTGCAGCAGATCAATGAACATCTGAGTCAGAGTGGTCTGTCCCGTTTCCGCCTGCAGTTGCGCGAGCGTTCCGCAATGCCGCAGTCCTCCGAAATGCAGCAGGCCGAATCGATCACCGAATCGTTCGGCTTCGCCAAGTCGGTGAGTACAGATGATGACAGCCTTGCCGTCGCCGCGCAGATGATTCAGATATTCGAAGATGACCTGACTGCCGACGATGTCCAGCCCGCGAGTCGGTTCGTCCAGCAGCATCACCGGCGGGTCATGAATCAGTGCGCGAGCCAGATTGATGCGTTGCTTCTGGCCGGTGCTCAGAACACCGCAGCGGCGATCAATGAACGCGCGGAAGTCCAGCAATTCCGACAGCCGTTCGATGCGGTCCCGGCAAATGCGCTGAGGAACGTCGTACAGGTCCGCGACAAACGACAGCATTTCCCGAGCCGTCAGCCATTGATACACGCCGACACTTGTGGACACGAATCCCACGCGCCGCTTGACCTGATCGGGATCGGTTGCGACCGAAACACCGTCGACGAACACGTCACCGGTTGTTGGCTGCATCAGTCCCAGCATCATCCGCAGTGTCGTTGTCTTGCCGGCTCCGTTTGGCCCCAGCAGGCCAAACACTTCACCGGCGTCGACGGCAAACGAAACGTCGTCGACCGCCAGCACATCGGGCCCGTCCGCGGTGGCGAACCGTTTGGATAAATTCGAGACGCAAATCACCGCAGTCGTTTCCGGGCGGATTGTCGCCGTCAGTCTTCAGGTCACAGAATTCGCGAAATCGTGGCGGAAAAATACCGCGTTCTGTTTCCTGCCGCCATCACTGCGAAGAAATCTCTGCGCGGTCGTCAATTGCGTTCGTTGGCAACTGCCCGCGTGTTCAGAAAGAATCCGCGGTCTGAACCAGAACATCCGGAAAGTCTGACCGCCGATGTGCAACCCCATTGTCGTACATGCCGCACCGGACGACGCGTCCGAAGTGGCACTCCTGTTTGACGCGTATCTAGTCTGGTACGGTGCGGATTCAGATCCCGACAAGGCTCGGTTGTTTCTGACGCAGCGGCTGACGAATAACGAATCCACGCTGTTCTTCGCGAAACGGAATGATCGGCCGGTCGGATTCGTGCACCTGTACCCGCTGTTTTCGTCGATCTCGATGGAACCGATCTGGCTGCTGAATGATCTGTTTGTCGTCGAAGATGCTCGCGGACACGGAATCGGAACTCTGCTGTTGCACACGGCCGCTCAGTATGCTTCGGAACTCGGAGCGATTCGCCTGGAACTGGACGCGGCACACACCAACACACAAGCGATGGCACTGTACGAGCGGCTGGGCTGGAAACGCGACGACACGTTCCAGCAGTATGTCCTGAATCTGCCGTGAATTGCCGCGAGGCGACGCGTCCGGCAGAAGTGACTGTTTCAGCCATCGCCATCGACAAGGCTACGCATCCCTGGACACCGTGCGGAAACTCGGACTCGCTACTTCACAGAAGCGGATAACAAGTCTTTCGGAAACTCCTTCCATGATCGTCGACTATCAACTGGAACCGGACTTGACCGCGTCGGAGTTTATCGATGTTCTGCAACGGTCGACTTTGGCGGAACGTCGTCCGGTCGGCGACGTTAAGCGAGTTGCACGGATGCTGGCGAACGCCGAAGTCATCGTCACCGCCCGCTTCGAAGGATTGCTCGTGGGAGTCTCCCGGGCGATCACCGACTTCGTCTACTGCACCTACCTGTCAGACCTTGCCGTCGACGAAAAGTTTCAGCGGCGCGGCATCGGGCGGGAACTGATCCGTCGCACTCACAAAGCTGCGGGTCTGCAAACGAATCTGATTCTGCTGGCGGCACCAAAGGCCCGGACGTACTACCCACACATCGGGCTGACGCCGCATGATTCCTGCTGGATGGTTCCCGCACAGGACTGAATCCGCGCTGAGGAGCATCGCAGCGGCGCCACCGCTGGCAGGAGTCACTCAGCACCATCCTGGCGAGCCGCCACGGGCCTTCGATCGACAGTGGTACAAGATCGTTCGCCCTTGCAGACCACCGCAGCCATATCCACTTGAAAAACCGAAAAATCTGGTTCGACAATCAAAATCCTCAGATGTAGACTGGTTGACTTGAAGACAGTCGCGTAAACCCTGCTTTTTTCCCCGCCTTTGTGTCAGAATTCCCGAAACGTACATGTATCGAAGTACTGGTACGCTTATCTGCTGTGTTGCGTTTGGTTGCTGCGATTCCTGCCCCGTTCGGTTTGCGATTGTCTCGGATCAGGGTGTTTTGAACTGGAGAGTGAACTCGCATAAACCATTCGTTTCGTAGTCTGTTCGTTCTGTGTCCACTGTCTGTTTGTCCTACCTAAGAGAAGAACTGGAGGCTGCACATGAAGTCTGAATTGGTTCGTAACCGCAAGCGACCGGCATTTACGCTGATCGAACTTCTTGTGGTCATTGCAATTATTGCGATCCTGATTGCCCTGCTGCTGCCGGCGGTACAGCAGGCACGTGAAGCTGCTCGCCGCACGCAGTGCAAGAACAATCTGAAGCAGCTGGGCCTGGCTCACCACAACTATCACGACGTGTACAAGAGCTTCGCGCCGAACATCAACATCATCTGGGACGGCCCTCCGTGGGACATTTCCAAACGCGTCTGGGGCGGAAGCCAGGCCAGTCATCTGGTCAACCTGCTGCCCTACATCGAGCAGGCTCCCCTGTACCAGAGCATCAACTTCAACAACGCCGCCACGGTCAAACCGTGGGCTCAGATGATTAACGGAAAGCTGCTGAATGAAACTGTGATCGCCGCATACCAGTGCCCAAGTGAGTCCCGCGGGTCGATGTATTCCGGTGGTGCTGACCTTCCCTCGCGGGCGATGACGAACTACGCCGGCTGCACGGGTTCAACGGCACAGGCTGGCCGCGGTCTCTGCAACATGGTGTCAATCGTTGGTGACGGCGGTCCTCTGTTCGACCCGGACAACGACGGCGAAGACTGGTTCGGACGCCTGACAATCGGTCAGTACTTCCGAACTGACACTCCTCACCCGAACAACATCTCGGGCGTCATTCCCCGAAGTTCGTGGGCGGCAAACATCCGTGACATCACGGACGGTACGTCAAACACGATCATGATGGGTGAAGTTCGCGGCGCCTGCTCAGATGCTCTGGGCTACTGGGCTCCTGGCGTCGGCGGTGGCTGGGCCGACTCAGAATCGCTGTGGTTCTCGACGACGGCACCGATTAACTTCCCGACCTGCCCCGGTGAGAACGGTAATCCGACTCTCGCCGCCGGTGGTGGCACAGGCTGCCGGTCTCACCTGGCATGGAATACCGCCATGGGATTCAAGTCACTGCACGTTGGTGGAGCACAGTTTGCAATGTGTGACGGCAGTGTTCGGTTCATCAGTCAGAACATTGACCACACTCTGTACCAGCAGCTTGGAGATCGCTGGGACGGATATCCGGTCGGTGAATTCTAAGACGGAATCCTGACTTTACTCGAACGGCAGACTGCGACGCAGCCTGCCGTTCGTTCATTTACCTCGTTTAGAAACCCACCAGGGCATTTGAGGACATAAGACATGACTGCACGATTCCCCGGATTATTCGTGCTGCCGGCGGCCGTCGCACTCATCGGAATTTCCGGCTGCGGCAGCTCTGTTGAAATCCCCAGGACTGTACCGGTTAAGGGAAAGGTGACTTACAAGGACCAGCCCCTGGCCGACGCGGAAGTTGCATTCGTCTCCAAGCTTGATAACAAGGACGTGCTGGCGGCGCGCGGCATGACAAATTCGGCGGGTGAATTCAGCCTGACGACTTACATTGACCCGCAGCATGAAGTCTCCGGAGCAACTCCCGGCGACTACGTCGTGACCGTGAACAAAAGCGAAACGATGAGTACGGAACAGACGATGAAGATGTTCAAGGAAAACCCCATGATGGAATTCAAGAAGCTTGTTCCTGACGAGTATACGCTTAAGGACAAGTCGCCGCTGGAAGCCTCGGTGACGGTCGGCGGTGAGAACACTTTTGACTTCACTCTGAAGGATTAACGGGAATCGCCGCCGCAAACGCAGCAGCAACGACCCAGGCCGAGCGGTACTCCTGAGAACCGCGCGGCCTTTTTCTTGCGCCTGTTGCCCTCCCAAACGGAAATTGAAACCGCAGCGGCAGCACGTCAGCAGGATCGGCATCGTATTCAGCAGAAGACTCTTTCCCCGGGCGACGTGTGAGATTGTTGACGCGCTCGTACTGCCAGGAGACGCGTTTTCCGCATTTCCATCGCTGGTTCGCTGACGTCCGATCGGATGTCGATATACTCCGCAAAGATTGTTGCCGCTTTCTGTGACCGCAGCCTTCGAACCGGGCCGGATGGAAACCTCTGAATCCGAAAACCGCATCTTTCTGGGGATTGACGTTGGCGGAACCAACGTGAAGGCCGGCGTTGTTGACGACAGCGGGGCCGTCTTGTCTCTGGCCAGTTTGCCCACGGAGGCTGTCTCCGGACCGGATCACGGCGTCGATCAGATGGTCGCGGCCGCGCATCAGGCCATCCGCTCCGCGGAAATCAGCATCGATCGGATTTCCGCCGTCGGCCTGGCGACGCCCGGGACGATGGACATTCCGGCCGGCAAGTTGCTGGAACCACCGAATCTTCCCGGCTGGGAAAACTTCCCCGTTCGTCAGCGTGTGGCGGACCGACTCGGACGCCCGACGATCCTGCAGAACGATGCCAACGCGGCAGCCTATGGAGAATACTGGGCCGGCTCTGCCAGTGACGCCGCCAGCCTGGTGTTCTTCACACTCGGAACGGGTCTCGGCGGCGGGATCATCATCGATGACATGATCGTTGAAGGAGAACATTCGCACGGTTCCGAATGCGGCCACGTCATCATCGAAATGGACGGTGGCCGCTTGTGTCCGACCGGCCAGTACGGAACTCTGGAAGCCTATTGCAGCGCGACAGCACTGATGAAGCGGTTTCGTGAAGCTGTCGACCAGGGTCGGACGTCTTCCGTCGTGGACCGACTTGACGACGTTACGCCGCTTTCGCCGCTGTTGATGTCGGAGGAGGCCGAACAGGGAGATGACCTGTCGACGGAACTGATCCTGGAAATGGCTCGCTGTCTGGGAGTCGGAATCACAACGATCTGTCACGTCATCGATCCGACGATTGTGCTGCTGGGCGGCGCGATGACATTCGGCCGCCACGAAACGAAAATCGGCCGCCGATTTCTGGATCGAGTTCGCGAGGAATTTCAGGCGCGCGCGTTTCCCGTCGTCGCTGCGAAAGTAAAGATCGACTACGCGTCTCTGGGCGGCAACGCCGGTTTTATCGGGGCCGCCGGCTGTGCGCGCCGTGCGTTGAACCGCGGGACGCTGTAAGCCACCGGATTCGATCAGCCTTTTTACCGGCACTGCGACGCGGCGAAAGTGCCACACCGTCAGCGGTGTTCGAATCGCCGGCGGTGGGCCTATCGAGTCGCAGGCAGGCTGAACGCTACGGTTTTCCGAAGCGAAGTGACGCGAACTCGCGCACGCGGTCCGTCATCGCCGGTTCGACCGGCAGGCGTTCCATGCTGCTGGCTCCGTAGAACCCGACAACGCCTTCCGTATGATCCAGAACGAATTGAGCGTCCGCGGGTTCGGCGATCGGGCCGCCGTGGCACAGCACCAGAATTTCCGGTCGAATCTTCTTCGCGGCGTCATGCATTTCCTGCACGCGTCTGGCCGCTTCTTCCAGCGTGACCGCCGTCTGAGCGCCGATGGAACCTTTGGTCGTCAGTCCCATGTGAGGAATCAGGATGTCGGCACCGGCTGTGGCCATCGCGGCCGCTTCATCGGGATTAAAGCAATACGGGGTCGTCAGCAGGTCCAGTTCCGCAGCGGCGCGAATCAGGTCAACTTCGAGCCCGAACCCCATCCCGGTTTCTTCCAGATTGGCGCGAAACGTTCCGTCGATCAGGCCGACTGTGGGAAAATTCTGCACGCCGGAAAACCCGGCTGCCTGGACATCGCGAAGAAACCGTTTCATCACGCGGAACGGATCCGTCCCGCAGACACCGGCCAGCACCGGCGTGTTCCGGACGACGGGCAGCACTTCGCGAGCCATTTCCATGACGATCGCATTGGCGTCGCCATAGGGCATCAGACCGGCCAGCGAGCCGCGGCCCGCCATCCGAAAGCGGCCGGAATTGTAAATCACAATCAGATCAATGCCGCCGGCTTCTTCCAGTTTGGCGCTCAGGCCGGTGCCCGCTCCTCCGCCGATGATCGGCTTGCCGGCCTGAATCCTGCTGCGCAAACGTTCCAGAATAGACTGACGGGAATGCATGGACATGAAGACGCCTCGCTGACACTGACACCTATTGCGAATCGGCCAACGATAGCCATCCGATCGCAAAGGTGAAAGCGACGCCTTCGGCCGAAGATGCGAGCGCGTTTGCTGCGTCAGTGGTGGGAGAGGCTGTCCACGGAATACGCCATCGGCTGAACCTGGATCGGCGGGATTCTGCCCTGAGTCATCGCGACGACCGTGCCTACCGCAACTCCCGCGCACGGCAGCATCAGCAGGCCAAGCAGCGACACAGCGAACAGTCGCCTGATGGCAGACGTGCTTCGGCCGGCACGCACGGCAAACGTCAGCAGCACGATGGTCAGCCAGGAGGCTGCGATCGCAACACCCAGAGCTCGGGTGCGGTTGATCTGCACGGCGGAACGCAGTCGCGCCGACGTGTCGCTGATCACAGTCTCCGGAAATTCGACAAGTGCATATGTCTGACGCATGGGCTTCGGGCCTTCGCCGGTGCGCAGAACTTCGTTCCGGGCGAACGTTTCTCGAATGGACTGCCGCACCACAGCGTCCGACATTTCAACCTGCAGCAGCTTTGACCAGCCGGAATCAAGCGGGAAGTCCCTGACGATCGACCTGGCCGCGTCGTCCAGCAGCGCCTGGCAAAGGATGGGCTGCAGGACTTTTTCAACCGGTTCGGCGGCATCGACAAATTTCGTCTGCACGACGATTTGCCCGTGGCCGGGGTTGTCGATCCATGCCGGCTGATCCTGCGGTGCTTCCAGTTCGGCCAGCAGTTGTTCCATCTGACGATCGGTGCTTGCCTGGGAGACTTTCGTCCAGACCGTTCCCACGGTTTCTGCCAGGGATCGCAGCCGTTTGAAGTTCAGGACCTGCTGGACTCCGGCGGGATCCGACACCGTGGCGGAGATGGGAACCAAAGCGTAAGCGCGCTGCAGGCCAGCCGGCAGCGAATCCCGGAATGATTCGAGGGCAAGAGCGGCATCGGGGCCGGAAAGCTGATCGAGCAGATCGGCGGGAAGGGTCATCCTCTGAATCTGGCCGTCGGCAGTTTCGATGGCGATTTCCGTGCCGTGTGCGACTCCCGGCGCTGGCTCTTCGGGAAACTCGGCGAGTGGCGTATTCGCATTTGCCAGCCCACTCGCTGTGTCAGAAGTCGCCGTTGCCGGAAATTCGGGTAGCTCAGGCTGAGGAACGTCCGGAGGCACTATGGAAAACGGATCCGGACTCAGGAAAGGCGATTCATGAGAAGCGGGATGCCTGCTCACTTCGACAGTGCGCATTTCCGTTCTCACCCAGAACAGCCCGGCGGACAGCAGGAAGACCACGCACAAGGCCGCCGTGATACACAGTGCTTTCACAATCCCGGACCACGGTGACGTACGATGGGCCAGATGTCCGGTCGGCCCGTCGTGCCGGCGTCGGCCTGCGAGTCTCCGCACGCCACCAACGAAGATCGCGCCGACAACGACAACCGCTGTCAGCAACAGCAGCACGGCGAAGTTCATGGTGAATTCTGGTCGCGCATCCATTTTCGGAAGCATTCAACTTGAAGACGAGTGGTCGTCGGTCGGGACAAATTCGAAAGACAATGCTGCTGCGGGCTGACTCGCGGCCCGCCGGGTTGGTCGAGGTCCCCGCACATCGGCGAGTGCAGATGTGACGGGTTCTTTACTGATAGACTGCGGATTCCACCGGCGGCGACGGTGTTGTTGTCGCCAGCTCCGGACGATGGGAGCGTTTGGTTGAGGGCCGTTCCGGCGACATGGCCGGCGGATTGTTCAGGGACCGTTCTTCGTGCGGCGTCCAGCCTGCGGACAACTGCACAACGGCGGAAATCGCCAGTGCCCACGTCGCCCCCAGTGTCTCCGGAAACGCGGGCAGCACTGCCGTCAGGATCGCCCCGATCAGCAGAGTGAACAGCGCACTGGAGACGCGAAACCGTGATTTGCGAAAGCTGTCCGCCTGCCACCACCAGCGGCGAGCGACAAACAATGCGGCGAAGAAAATCATGAAGCTGGCAACTGTGGGAAAGCCTGAACCGTCTGTCACGACAATTCTGCCGACCGCCATTTCCTTTGAGATGCCGTTGTGCGACAGAAACAGCGGATCGTGGTGAACCATCAGGTAGCGACTCAGGACACCCGCCACGAATCCGACGCCGGCACCGATGGAACCCTGCACCAGACGTCGAGTCACGGAGTCACCGACGCGTCCTTCCCACATCTTCGCGGGCACGATCAGTCCCCATGCCGCCAGCATCGTCACCGTTCCAAAGTACACCGCGTGCTGAATCTGAGGCAGCAGTCCGGTCGTCAGGAACACGGCGAGTGTGACGAGCGTCGCAGCCGCCAGGGACACCGACAGCGACGAGGATGCGTCCGCCAGGCGCTGCTGCTTTGTGAGTCTGCGAATCGTGGCGGGCGTATAGACTCGCGTCGCCTGACTCGGAGCCGACTGATGCGACGTTTCGACCGGTGCCCGCCGCGGAGGAGCGGTGTACGCCGTGGCGTTCACAGCGGTCACCGGATTCGGAATTTCCTGCTGTGGCTTCCGGACCGCCGGGGCCTTCCGTCGTGCCGGGACGACATAGTTGACGATTCGATACCCGAAGTACGCGATACCGCCGATCAGCCCGCCCACCGCGACCGGCCGGATCATTCCGGATTCCAGAACCAGCAGCGCGACCGCGCCCCCGACAACCCACTTCGCCGGAGCCGGCAGGCTGTTCCAGTTGTCACGGATGGCCGCCCAGACGGGATTCGCGTCGGTGTTGTCGGTGGGCACTGCAGCCGCCGGCGAGCCGTGTGCGCGGAACCGTCGCTCATGCGAATTGTCCCGGATCGCCGCGCCGACGAACGCCTTTGCTCCCGCGGTTGACGAAGCGGCATCCGTACCGGCAGCAATTCGGAAGCGGCGCTGCAGCTCTTCAACATCGCCGATGCGCTGATCGGGATCCTTATTCAGAGCCGCCGAGATCACGGGCCGCAGTTTTTCCGGAAGCGGAGACAGGTCCGGTTCCGCGGTCAGATGTTTCATCAGGATTTCGGCCGTTGTCTGCCCGTCGAACGGCACGCGTCCCGTCAGCATTTCGTACAACATGACGCCCAGAGCATACACGTCGACTTCACGACCGTAGCGGCCTCGGGCGACCTCCGGAGCCATGTAATACACGGTCCCGACGCTTTGCGTCTGAGCGCTGCGGCGACTTTCCGAGATGTACTTCGACAGCCCGACGTCGCCGATCTTGACCGTTCCGTGATCGGAAAACACATTCGCCGGTTTCAAATCGCGGTGAACAATGCCGCGGTCATGCAGAAAGTTCAGGCCGGAAGTGATTCCGGACAGCCAGTGCAGCACATCCGGCAGCGGCATTCCCTGAGGATGGTCCTGCAGGGCTTCGTACAGACCGCGACCGCTGACGTATTCCATCACGATCCAGTGATCCCTGTCGCTGTCCTGACGAATGTCAAAGATCGTGACCAGATTCGGATGCTTCAGGTTCAGACACTGCGAGACTCCGCGCAGCTCGACTTCAAGGTTGTTATTCAGAAGTTTCAGAGCGACCTCTTTGCCCGCATCGCTCAATGCGTAGTACACCTCGCCGAACCCACCTCGATGGATGGCACGCTTGATGGTGTACCCATCCAGAGGTCGTGCTTCAGGTGCAAACGTGAACTTCATGATTGTGACCGTCTTGTCTGTTTGCCCGTGCCCGAGTCAGTCCTGTCACGCGTTGAGGCGGCCTTCACCGGGTTTCTGCACGCCGGTCAGCGGCCCCGGCAGTCCGGAGGCATCCGCGTCGTCGGGCTCACTGCCGGTGCCGCAGCGGCCCGGCCACCGTTCTTCAACGCCCTGCTAAACCAGTTGCTCAACTCGAAATCTCAATTCGTCACCGCTGACCACCGAACCGTGATTCAGCACTTCCGAGTCCTTTACCAGCCTGTCATTCACTTTCAGCGCCGCCTTTGAACGGCACATCAAGCGTCCCTGCTGATGAAACAGGACCACAAGTTCCGGCCATTCCGGACAGCAGATGTGATGGTCCTTCCGCGGCCCCAAAAGACAGTGGTCCGACATCAGAATAATACCGTCCACGCTGTGCGATGGTCGATGGTCACTTTCGAAATCAACGACGGCCGACGAACTCAAAACGCTGGGAATCCGAAATCCCAGGCGCACCCGGTCCGCCAGGCAGATCTGGTCACCGCTTCTCAGCGAGCAGCGACCATGCACCGTCTTTCCGGACACGCTGGTGTGCTGATGAGCCTGCAGCGACCAGTTCTCGTCCTGACGGGAAACAGTCGCGTGGCGCCGCGAAACGTTTGCCAGCAGCGCGATGTCGGCACATTTTTCCTCAAACGACGGAGCCCC contains:
- a CDS encoding FHA domain-containing protein, translated to MTTRRCNSYMLWIDGVGAWQLCVGDTFVIGAPSFEEKCADIALLANVSRRHATVSRQDENWSLQAHQHTSVSGKTVHGRCSLRSGDQICLADRVRLGFRIPSVLSSSAVVDFESDHRPSHSVDGIILMSDHCLLGPRKDHHICCPEWPELVVLFHQQGRLMCRSKAALKVNDRLVKDSEVLNHGSVVSGDELRFRVEQLV
- a CDS encoding serine/threonine-protein kinase — encoded protein: MKFTFAPEARPLDGYTIKRAIHRGGFGEVYYALSDAGKEVALKLLNNNLEVELRGVSQCLNLKHPNLVTIFDIRQDSDRDHWIVMEYVSGRGLYEALQDHPQGMPLPDVLHWLSGITSGLNFLHDRGIVHRDLKPANVFSDHGTVKIGDVGLSKYISESRRSAQTQSVGTVYYMAPEVARGRYGREVDVYALGVMLYEMLTGRVPFDGQTTAEILMKHLTAEPDLSPLPEKLRPVISAALNKDPDQRIGDVEELQRRFRIAAGTDAASSTAGAKAFVGAAIRDNSHERRFRAHGSPAAAVPTDNTDANPVWAAIRDNWNSLPAPAKWVVGGAVALLVLESGMIRPVAVGGLIGGIAYFGYRIVNYVVPARRKAPAVRKPQQEIPNPVTAVNATAYTAPPRRAPVETSHQSAPSQATRVYTPATIRRLTKQQRLADASSSLSVSLAAATLVTLAVFLTTGLLPQIQHAVYFGTVTMLAAWGLIVPAKMWEGRVGDSVTRRLVQGSIGAGVGFVAGVLSRYLMVHHDPLFLSHNGISKEMAVGRIVVTDGSGFPTVASFMIFFAALFVARRWWWQADSFRKSRFRVSSALFTLLIGAILTAVLPAFPETLGATWALAISAVVQLSAGWTPHEERSLNNPPAMSPERPSTKRSHRPELATTTPSPPVESAVYQ